The genomic stretch ACAGGGTGCCGCCGAGCCGCCTGGGGCCCGGTATCCACTCATCGTAGCTCGAAACAAGTGCTCCGTTCGGTTCGTTATAACCGATCCACTGCAAGTCGCCGGTCGTGGCGGTCACGCCGTAGCCGAAGCGGTCGAAAGGCACCTTCTCCGCGCGAGGTTTTGTGCAAGCAGCCTCGACGCGAACAATGTGAGGGTGCGGGCCGAGATTTTGTACCTGTACCACGGACAGCAACGTATCGCTTTCCGCGGCCAGGAACAGAACCTGTCCAAGGATGTCGTCAAGGTCAACCTTTACGGACGCCAAGTTAAGCAAATGGTCGGTGTACTGCCGCTTGGGGTTGAAGTTGACCGGCTTATCATCCACGCCCAGCCCGATCAGGAGATGAACGTCGCTGTTGGTGTTGAAAACGCCCAATTTGCCCCGATGCGGGAGATCAAAACGGGCATCCTTATCCTTATCAAGCAAGTGCCAGGGTATGTCCTTGTGGAAGTCGGTGGGAGAGCCCACATCGTGAGTCTTGACCAGCCACGGCACCGGTTTGACAGCCAGGCTCTGACGGACACCTGGGAGGAGTGGCTTGGCCGCAGCGTCGAGCGTTGCTGATATGTCAGCGACGCCCACAGCAGGCCGCGACGCAAGGCTTGTCGGCAAATCAAGATGCCGCTCGACGGCCGCCCCCATGAGGGTAATGGCGTTCAGGATCAAAACAACAGATGTCACAGCCACGTCGCCACCTTTGGGCAAGCTCATCATCGGCATTGCCTCTCCAGCAGGAAACCGGGCGGAGGAAATCAGACGATGCCGCGACAGACCACCTTTTGTGCTGCCCGTTGCCCCTCTTGGGGCCTCCTTCACCACGCAAAGTCGGCCAAATGCTCCGGCCGGCCTTGAATACCGACGCGGATCCGATAGAGCGAACCGCCGATGTTGGGAGCGTTGAAGTCGTATCCTGGGGGAGCATAGGGGCCGACCCAGGACTGGCCGGCGGTCGTGACGTACAGATCGGTCAGATCGTCACCGCCGAAGATGATGCTTGACACCTGCTTGACCGGCATGGCAATACGCCGCTCCACCTTGCCCTGGGGGTCATATCGAACGATCTGTGAACCGTACCACTGAGCGCTCCAGATGTAGCCCTCGGCGTCGACGGTCAGGCCGTCCGGTATGCCCTCGTCGGTAGGCACTTGGACGACAACCCGACGGCCGGACAGCTCGCCCGTCGAGGGATTGACGTCATAAGCGTAGATCTTCCGGGCCGTGGAGTCGGTGAAGTAGAGCGTCCTGTTGTCGGGACTGAAACCCAGGCCGTTGGCGAGCTCGATGCCCTCATCGACCACGCGGACTGATGCGTCGGGCGCGATCAGATACAGACAACCTGTCTTCTCCATGCCGCCGGCGCCCCAATACATGGTGCCGGCATAGATGCGGCCCTGCGGATCGGCGATCATATCATTGATCTTCAGTTCTTCGCCTTTGTACGTTGCTGCCATGCTGCGCCACTGACCGTCCTGCCAGAAGTGCAAGCCGGTCGGTCCGCCCAACAGGAGTCCGCCCGAGCGGTTCAGGGCAATGCCCGAGACCACCACGCCGCGGGTCAACACCTTCCGCTCACCGGTGTCCACGTTGTACTGGTACGTGGTGTCCGTCTCATTGTCGGTCCAGAGCACGCGACGATTGGGTGCGTCCCACGTCGGCGCCTCACCGCACTTGTTGCCGTCCTGAACCACCGGTTCGATCGCGTACGACATCTGAGTCTACCTCCGGCAGAGTACCGAGAAAACACGGGATTCACGTCCCGCCTTCTGAAATGAAAGCATAACCCAAGACGGGGCACGAGTCATCCAGACACCGCTCTGAAACGGTTGAGATGTAAGTAACGAGAAATGCCGCATGCCCACCGGCGGGATGATCCGTCTCGGCATCGTTGACGAACGACTGACCTTCGTGGTATTCCTTGGCCAAGCGATATCACACCCACACACGGAGGTCTGCGGGAGAAAGACCCCGGAGCTGAGAAACAAGGCTCCGTTGATTCCTCGTGCGACGCGAGCCGGTCGGATGGTGTCGCGATACCGGCGTGCGTGTGAGACGATACGCGGAAAGCTGTTCATCTTGTTGAACGGTGCGTCCGCTGAGCGGAGATCCGGATGCCCGAAGGATACGATACGCACGCAGATTACATGAAATGGGTCAAAGCCGAGGCTGAAACGCGGCGTGCGGCGATCGTCGCCGCCGTCACCGAGGCGTTCGCACCCTTCATCGAGAGACGCGAGGTCGACGTCATCAACTTCTCCGCGATGACGGCGATGGACCTTGCCGCCGCCATCCAGGCCCACCCGGCCATCCTCAAAGCCCTGCTCGCTTGCTGCAACGTCGCGGGACGAGCGATCGAGCGGGACCTGGACATCCGCGGGATCGACACCTACGAGCCGCACCTGACCGAGGCGAAGGCCGCCGCCATCGCGGGTTATCTCAAGTCCTTTCTGCCGCAGGAAGCATGCGTTCCTGCCCTCTGTGAGCTTGATCGTTTCTTCTTCGTGGATAAGGAGATCCGGGCTCGCAAGGGCCGTTGGGAACGGATGATCCTCCACGCCCTGAACGGGCAATCCCGCTTGGTCTTCAGGAAACGAAAATTCAATGTTGCGGGGGAGTTTTTTGAACTTGATGCCGCCGCGCCTGAGAGCGGGCCAATTGAGATCGCCGTTGACGTCAAGCGCATCGAAGCAAGGCGAGACATCCACAAACGGGCCGACGAGATCATCAACAAGGCCGCGAAATTCAAGACGGCGTACCCACACGGCAGGTTCGCCGCCGTAGTGTACTACCCCTTCACAGCCGAGCACGTGAATGTTCAGAGCCGTTTGGACTCGCCTAACATCGATACGGTCTGTTTTGCGTCGCAATCCGCCGAGCAGGTTTCTATCACAATCGGACTACTCGTGGATCGGCTTGGAATCCGCAGACGCTAATCGGGACTGTGTCCGGCGGCCAGTGATTGCCGCACCTTCAACGACGGCGCGCCTCCGAACATCCGCCCTTGCGCAATCTCGCCGCGAATGCGCTTCTCGGCAATCGCGAAATACTGCAGGTCAATCTCGTTGGCCACGCTGTTGCGGTTGCACATGAGCGCGGCGATCGTGGTCGTCCCGGTTCCCGCGAACGGGTCCAGAACCGTGTCTCCAGTAAAGGAGAACATGCGGATGAGCCGATAGGCAAGTTCGACGGGATACGGCGCAGGATGCTCGCGTGTCGAGGCCCCGGTGACGTCACTCCAGATTGGGCGAAACCAGCGAGCCTGCTCTTCCTTGGTCAGCCGCGACGTGGCGCGCTGCTGCTCGGTAGGGCTACGGTATTGTCCAGGCTTGCGCAACATGAGAATGTATTCGACATCATTCTTGATGATGGCGTTGGGCTCATATGGTTTTCCCAGGAAGCCCGCGCCATTTCCGGCGGCCTCGAACTGGGCGTTGGCGATCTTGTGCCAGAGAATCGGCGTCAGGTAGTCAAACCCGATCCGCCGGGCTCGCACGGCGATGTCGGCATGCAACGGAAGCACAAGGTGTCGACCGCGATTGGCTCGCCGAGCAACGCACACATCCCCCACATTGCAGACCAGGCGTCCCCCAGGGGTGAGCACCCTATAGCAGTGCCGCCACACCTTGTCCAACTCGTCATGAAAGGCCTGGTATTCCTCCATGTTGCCGAGCTGAGCCGGATGATCGTTGTACTTCTTGAGATTGTAATAAGGCGGCGAGGTAACAACCAAGTGCACAGATTGGTCCGCAATCCAGTCCAGTTCCCTGGCATCTCCGAGATTGAGCACATGCGCAGTCGGCGGTCCTTCGTAGACCTGCGGTTCCGGAATCCGCGTGGCGTCCGCTCTTGTCCGCGACGCGCGGGAGCGCTCATCGGCAAAAAGGCTCGGCTCGGATTTACCCATAGCAGCGGATATTATACACGTGCGGGCCCCGGCGAAGAAGAACTGCCCTCCAGGCAAAGTCGAGGACAATCCCAGACGCGTTCGGCCGGCGACAGGATTCTGAAAGGGGCCGCCGCAAAGCCCCGCGTGACCGGCCCCGACTCGTCAGCGGCTGACCACCTGAATCTGCGAGTCTGTCGCACCGAGTCTCGTGCCTTTCCCCCTTTGCTTTGTGTCCGTTCGAGCTCGAAAGCCTGATGACGGCTATGGGGGTCGACCCGGCACGTCCGATCATCCGCGGCCGGACGCCCGCCCTATTGACGTAATATCCGGGCAGGGCGAGCAGGCGTTTCCCCCAGTACGCCGCCGACCACTCAGGTCGGCACAACCGGCGGAATCGCCGCTATGGACACTGTTTGGATTCGTATACTTTATTGGGACATGATAGAGGCCTTCCGTTGAGATCCTCGACAATGGGCGAGGTTCGGCCGGAGGCTGGGTGCTCCGTTTCGGGAGACGAGGCACGCGCCCCCGACCAGTGTGGGGTTTGGGGAAGCAATTGCGCCCGAAGGGAGGCGGCCGTGCGATGAGACGGGGCTTCACGCTCACCGAACTGCTGGTGGTGATCGCGCTGATCGTGATCATGTCCGGCCTTTCCGCTCCCGCGATCCGCGCATACCTGCTGAATCGCGAGCAAACGCTGGCTGTTCGGGTCTTCAGCGGCGCGGTCAGCAACGCCCAAGCCTTGGCGAGGGCACACTTCACCACCACGGCGGTCCGCGTCGAGCGGGCTTTTGCCACCGATGATTCAGGGCGAATGCTCCGAAACCCCGCCGGCCGACCCTACTGGCTCGATCATCAGAAAATCCAGATTCTGGCGGTCGGCATGCACCAGCCCCAGAAACCGGTCGCCGGAGAAGCGCTTGTCTTTCGCCGTCTGCTCGACGCGCCGGCCGTCGATTTGCCTTCGTCGGCTTGGCTGGCTCCGGGCAACGCTCTCAGCCTGCTCGCCTCGGGCAACACGACCTATCAGCCGTCCGCAGCGGGCGCGACGGC from Phycisphaerae bacterium encodes the following:
- a CDS encoding SMP-30/gluconolactonase/LRE family protein, with amino-acid sequence MSYAIEPVVQDGNKCGEAPTWDAPNRRVLWTDNETDTTYQYNVDTGERKVLTRGVVVSGIALNRSGGLLLGGPTGLHFWQDGQWRSMAATYKGEELKINDMIADPQGRIYAGTMYWGAGGMEKTGCLYLIAPDASVRVVDEGIELANGLGFSPDNRTLYFTDSTARKIYAYDVNPSTGELSGRRVVVQVPTDEGIPDGLTVDAEGYIWSAQWYGSQIVRYDPQGKVERRIAMPVKQVSSIIFGGDDLTDLYVTTAGQSWVGPYAPPGYDFNAPNIGGSLYRIRVGIQGRPEHLADFAW
- a CDS encoding site-specific DNA-methyltransferase produces the protein MGKSEPSLFADERSRASRTRADATRIPEPQVYEGPPTAHVLNLGDARELDWIADQSVHLVVTSPPYYNLKKYNDHPAQLGNMEEYQAFHDELDKVWRHCYRVLTPGGRLVCNVGDVCVARRANRGRHLVLPLHADIAVRARRIGFDYLTPILWHKIANAQFEAAGNGAGFLGKPYEPNAIIKNDVEYILMLRKPGQYRSPTEQQRATSRLTKEEQARWFRPIWSDVTGASTREHPAPYPVELAYRLIRMFSFTGDTVLDPFAGTGTTTIAALMCNRNSVANEIDLQYFAIAEKRIRGEIAQGRMFGGAPSLKVRQSLAAGHSPD
- a CDS encoding prepilin-type N-terminal cleavage/methylation domain-containing protein encodes the protein MRRGFTLTELLVVIALIVIMSGLSAPAIRAYLLNREQTLAVRVFSGAVSNAQALARAHFTTTAVRVERAFATDDSGRMLRNPAGRPYWLDHQKIQILAVGMHQPQKPVAGEALVFRRLLDAPAVDLPSSAWLAPGNALSLLASGNTTYQPSAAGATAIDTLDTFYLVFNRQGTLVRLPASRLVYLDESQDNAFIEHPQPSQMGAITYNRGRFEKSGRDPTWLEKGIPLYINQRTGSVIGAHASR